GAGTGCCTGAAGATCCTCAAGGGCCGCATCATCAGCAGCCACCTCAAGGACCGCAAGGAAATCGGCAAACAGGGACCTGATCAGGTCTATGGCACCGGTGTTAGTGACGTCGCAGGCTGCCTGGCCGAGCTGAAGGCTCAAGGGTTCGATGGAAATATCTCCGTCGAATACGAAAACAAATGGGAAGACAATGTGGGTGACATCAAGACCTGCATCGACTTCGTGAAGAACTGGGGCGAAAAAGCCAAGTAAGTCTGGCGAACGCTGAGAGCTTCGACAGTAATTTTGAATGAACGGCGACCCTCGGGTCGCCGTTTCTTTGTTCAAGCCAACCGGCTCAACAAGCCTCACAT
Above is a window of Verrucomicrobiia bacterium DNA encoding:
- a CDS encoding sugar phosphate isomerase/epimerase; translated protein: ECLKILKGRIISSHLKDRKEIGKQGPDQVYGTGVSDVAGCLAELKAQGFDGNISVEYENKWEDNVGDIKTCIDFVKNWGEKAK